GTTTACTACAACTTTATTGTTAATACTTCACCCAAGATACGTTGGATCGGTCAAACTAAGCTTCCATAAATCGAATCTTTAAAGCTACTTTGGAGTGCTTCCAACTTCAAGGTTCAATTTTAGCTTTGCATTCTGCCGGAGAAAAGTGGAGTGCTTTTGAACGAATCCGAATGGCGTGCTCAGAGAAAGGTCCAATTGACGACCCAGCAATGGTCCAATTGAAACTAATGGTGAACGTGCGCCCAAGTTCCAAATGGCATTACTTACACTAATTAGGTAAGAAAGTTTTATTGCTAGTTATAGGAATCTCTTTGCAAGATACCAGACGGCTTACCCATTTCGAAAAAGAGCGGAAGATACTTTCTTCAAActataaatatgttttacgATTGTCTGTTACATTTGTTGATACATAAAGAGCTCAAGGACCAGAGGATCGCCAAAATGCAAGAATAATCGTGTTGTACTTTTCAATGCATTAATTTCATAACAGACGTACAACTCCATTCCAATGAGAAGAAACTATGCTAAAATGGGGTTTCAGCAAGAAACTTGACCGAGCTCCTGCTGTGCTGCGCCAATCCGTGGCAAATAAACACCCCGTGTAATAAAACTCTTTCATCGTAAATTAGTTTCAGGCACATCCATTTTATTACCGgttttaattgcatttcttTGCTAGTCACTTTGCCACGCTGGATGTTAGCAATTAAAGGCACTGACGGATCGAAGGAGGAAGAAAACGTTGTTGTGCATCGCACACACAATCTGTGTCCTTCTTGGCACGCTAAGTcaaagttaattaaattagtttaaaacTATGTGCAAAGCTACAGCTGCACGACTGAACCGGCCATATGCAGAATTTGCCAGGCGTTTAGTAAGATTAGTACAAACATTAAACCTTCGTCGCAGGACATCACTTCACAAAGAATTCCTCGCACTGAGAAATTCTGTCCGAAACGATACTTGGCTGCGATCCCCTCACAGAACGGTTAACACAAAGAAACAGCATTCCATCGTGGATGGAAGGATGGATGGAGAAGGCACATAGATAACATTTGGTCACCGGAGACTTTCGCGAACCGGCATCCTTAAGAGCGAGCCCTGGAAGCCTTTTTGGATTTGTCAGATTTTGGCGGAATGTTGCCCGAAGATTTGCTGCCCGACGTATGGCGATTGTAGAGGCTATGGACGATAAAAATCCATTACACTTGGCCCTCAGTGTTTGTCCACCGTGTTGAAACTCACATCCTGTACGCCTCGGTCTTGATGTACTCCAAGACATGGCTAATTCCGACCAGATACTGTTCCGCAATAGCCGTCACCCACGGGTTTTCCTCCATCTTCAGCACCGACTTCGGTCCCGGCATGTCTAGATTGGCGACCTCCGGGGGCAGCACGCTCAACCGATTGTTCTGAATGTGCAGCTCACGGATGCGCGTCAGTTCCCCAATTTCACGCGGTAACTCCAGCAGATCATTATCGCGCAGACCAAGCTGTTGCAAAAGGGGTAAAACCAGCACTCGTTACGCTCGGCTGTTTCGCACACAGGTGAGCATATGCTTACGATTTGCAGGTTTTTCAGGTTTTTTATCTCCGGCGGCAAATACTCAAACTCGTTGTCGCCGAGATAGAGAGCACGAAGCGAATCTGAAACGAATTGAGCAAAATTAGCGACACAGTTTCCGATGCCGACGAAATTGCATACCCATCATGAAGAAATTTCCTGGCAGAACGCTCTCCTTCAAGTTATTGTACGAAAGATCCAACACCTCTAGCACCGGAAACGCTCCAAATCCCCGGGGCAACGTGTCGAGCTTGTTGATGGAGCAGTTCAAAATTCGGAGTTTCGGCATCGACGATAAAGACAGCGGCAGTTCGACGATTTGGTTGTTGGACAGGTTCAAAATTTCCAGGTTTATCAGGTTCGCTATGCCGGGCGGAACACCTACGGAACACAAAACGGAAACTAAAATGTCCTGCGGAAACGGTGATAAAACGGTTCGTTCAAATGTAAACATCACCAGCGTTCATCCGCGAATGAACACCATCAACGTTCACGCAATTGACACTTGACACATTCATTCGTTTGTTCCTCATCCGACACTCCACAATCACACCCTTTGTTTTGCTGTGCGATTGTTGTGAAAATCACAATTATCTACCGAAACCAATTGATATTTTACGGCCACGGCGATGAGTTGATACGCATTATTGTTTTTGCAACACAAAATCACTTGGTCCGACCACTTTGTAGCGACGTAGGGAGCATCCGCGCTCTCGGTCTGCGCCATTTACTCACTCTTTAGTTTGTTGTGGCTCAGCGTTATTCTCGTCACAAACACCATATTTACTGAAAGAATCGTAAAAATGCTCCATTAGGACTGTATTCTTTAGAATAGTTCCAGCACATATGAATTATCTCGTATACTAAGCTAAATATCGCAAGCATCTCCGAATGGGTTCACTCGCTCACGCTGGCGGATGAAAAAACCTGTTTTTACCAAAATAGGAAATTCTGGTCCGCCAACGACACGTTTCCCGCCTAGGGACAATACTCACGCAATCCAGGTAATTCCTCGAAGTTGGAAATATTACGGTCCACCAGATCTATTTCGCGATTCTTCGTCTCGCGGGCTTCGTCCAACActttctttgctttgctttgcattTTGGCTGTCACAGGCAAACAACCGGGTTGATTCATCTTCACAATTCACGCACACGGGCCACGAGAAATGCTGTGATCGACTGACCAATagagcgaacgaaaagtttTTAACA
This is a stretch of genomic DNA from Anopheles bellator unplaced genomic scaffold, idAnoBellAS_SP24_06.2 scaffold00803_ctg1, whole genome shotgun sequence. It encodes these proteins:
- the LOC131214397 gene encoding ras suppressor protein 1-like; this encodes MNQPGCLPVTAKMQSKAKKVLDEARETKNREIDLVDRNISNFEELPGLLNMVFVTRITLSHNKLKSVPPGIANLINLEILNLSNNQIVELPLSLSSMPKLRILNCSINKLDTLPRGFGAFPVLEVLDLSYNNLKESVLPGNFFMMDSLRALYLGDNEFEYLPPEIKNLKNLQILGLRDNDLLELPREIGELTRIRELHIQNNRLSVLPPEVANLDMPGPKSVLKMEENPWVTAIAEQYLVGISHVLEYIKTEAYRILYNRHTSGSKSSGNIPPKSDKSKKASRARS